The following are encoded together in the Pseudoalteromonas ruthenica genome:
- the nusB gene encoding transcription antitermination factor NusB: MKPAARRKARILALQAVYSWQMSGNAIADIEQNMLIENDVTKVDVEYFKDLARGVAVNSKQLDEVLAPHLTRPYEEIDMVEKAILRLCAYELKFRDDVPYKVAINEGIELAKMFGADDSHKFVNGVLDKAIKQLRNS; encoded by the coding sequence GTGAAACCAGCAGCGAGACGCAAAGCGCGCATATTGGCCTTACAGGCCGTTTACTCTTGGCAAATGAGCGGTAACGCTATTGCTGATATCGAACAAAACATGTTAATCGAGAATGACGTGACTAAGGTCGATGTAGAGTATTTTAAAGACCTAGCGCGCGGTGTTGCCGTTAACTCAAAACAACTAGACGAAGTCTTAGCTCCGCATTTGACGCGTCCGTACGAAGAAATTGATATGGTAGAAAAAGCCATTTTACGACTTTGTGCGTATGAGCTTAAATTCCGAGATGACGTGCCATATAAAGTGGCCATCAATGAAGGCATTGAGCTGGCGAAAATGTTTGGTGCCGATGACAGTCATAAATTCGTTAATGGTGTGCTTGATAAAGCCATTAAGCAGCTACGTAATAGCTAA
- the ribH gene encoding 6,7-dimethyl-8-ribityllumazine synthase: MKIIEGNKFAPGKKFAIVISRFNDYIGRSLLDGAVDELKRTGNVSDDDITVVYVPGAVELPLAAKRIAAKGEFDAIIALGVIIRGGTPHFDLVAGESNKGLAQVSLEYDVPVAFGVLTTESIEQAIERAGTKMGNKGGEAALGALEMVNVLDKI, from the coding sequence ATGAAAATTATTGAAGGTAACAAGTTTGCACCGGGCAAAAAATTTGCCATCGTGATTTCGCGTTTTAACGACTACATTGGTCGCAGTTTATTGGACGGCGCAGTCGATGAGCTAAAGCGTACAGGTAACGTCAGCGATGATGATATTACCGTGGTGTATGTGCCGGGTGCGGTTGAGTTACCTCTTGCTGCCAAGCGCATTGCCGCCAAAGGTGAGTTCGATGCTATCATCGCCTTGGGCGTGATTATTCGTGGCGGCACTCCGCACTTTGATTTAGTTGCCGGTGAGTCGAATAAAGGCTTGGCGCAGGTATCGCTTGAGTATGATGTACCGGTTGCTTTTGGCGTATTAACGACTGAAAGCATAGAGCAGGCCATTGAGCGTGCCGGTACAAAAATGGGTAACAAAGGCGGCGAAGCTGCATTAGGTGCCCTAGAAATGGTTAATGTTTTAGACAAAATTTAA